A genomic segment from Triticum dicoccoides isolate Atlit2015 ecotype Zavitan chromosome 1A, WEW_v2.0, whole genome shotgun sequence encodes:
- the LOC119277145 gene encoding cytokinin dehydrogenase 9-like yields MKQLLLQYLKLFLLLGLSRVTTEHVPKYDVLASLGTLPLDGHFSFHDLPAAARDFGNLSSFPPVAVLHPGSVADIARTVRHVFLMGEHSTLTVAARGHGHSLYGQSQAAGGIVIRMESLQSVKMQVHPGASPYVDASGGELWINVLNKTLKYGLAPKSWTDYLHLTVGGTLSNAGVSGQTFRHGPQISNVNELEIVTGRGDIITCSPEQNSDLFHAALGGLGQFGIITRARIALEPAPQMVRWIRVLYLDFMSFTEDQEMLISAEKTFDYIEGFVSINRTGILNNWRSSFNPQDPERASQFETDRKVLFCLEMTKNFNPEEADIMEQEIHALLSQLRYTPPSLFHTDVTYMEFLDRVHSSEIKLRAKGLWEVPHPWLNLIIPRSTVHTFAKQVFGKILEDNNNGPILLYPVNKSRWDNRTSVVLPDEEVFYLVGFLPSAIGPHSIKRTLNLNNQIIEFSNKASIGVKQYLPNYSTEPEWKAHYGARWDAFQQRKNTYDPLAILAPGQRIFQKTPASLPLSS; encoded by the exons ATGAAGCAATTACTCCTGCAGTACCTGAAGCTGTTCCTGTTGCTAGGGCTTAGCAGAGTCACAACCGAGCACGTGCCTAAATATGATGTGCTTGCATCCCTGGGGACGCTCCCCCTTGACGGCCATTTCAGCTTCCACGACTTGCCTGCAGCTGCAAGGGACTTCGGTAACCTCTCCAGCTTCCCGCCAGTCGCTGTGCTTCACCCAGGTTCAGTGGCTGACATTGCCAGAACCGTGAGGCATGTGTTCTTGATGGGTGAGCACTCCACGCTCACAGTGGCAGCTCGTGGGCATGGGCACTCGCTATATGGGCAGTCCCAGGCTGCTGGAGGGATTGTCATCAGAATGGAATCCCTTCAGAGTGTCAAAATGCAGGTGCATCCTGGTGCATCACCGTATGTGGATGCCTCAGGTGGAGAACTCTGGATAAATGTCTTGAATAAGACGTTGAAGTATGGTTTGGCGCCGAAGTCATGGACAGACTACCTCCACCTTACGGTCGGGGGCACGTTGTCAAATGCGGGTGTCAGCGGGCAGACATTCCGGCATGGTCCACAGATCAGCAATGTGAACGAACTGGAGATTGTAACTG GAAGAGGTGATATTATCACTTGCTCACCAGAACAGAACTCTGATCTCTTCCATGCTGCTCTTGGTGGTCTAGGTCAATTTGGCATCATTACTCGGGCCAGGATCGCTCTTGAGCCTGCTCCACAAATG GTAAGGTGGATAAGAGTTCTCTACTTAGATTTCATGAGCTTCACCGAGGATCAGGAGATGCTTATTTCAGCAGAGAAGACCTTCGACTACATTGAAGGTTTCGTAAGCATAAACAGAACAGGCATCCTAAACAACTGGAGGTCATCATTCAATCCACAGGACCCAGAACGGGCTAGCCAGTTCGAAACAGACAGAAAAGTGCTCTTCTGCCTTGAGATGACAAAGAACTTCAACCCTGAAGAAGCTGACATCATGGAACAG GAGATCCATGCACTACTATCTCAACTCAGATACACACCACCGTCCTTATTCCACACAGACGTCACttacatggagttcttggatagggTGCACTCCTCTGAGATAAAGCTGAGAGCTAAGGGCTTGTGGGAAGTCCCACACCCATGGCTTAATCTCATCATCCCAAGAAGCACTGTCCATACATTTGCAAAGCAGGTCTTTGGGAAAATCCTTGAAGATAACAACAATGGTCCCATATTGCTCTACCCAGTGAACAAGTCCAG ATGGGACAACCGAACATCAGTGGTCTTACCAGATGAGGAAGTTTTCTACCTGGTGGGATTCCTACCCTCGGCGATAGGCCCCCACAGCATCAAGCGTACACTGAACCTGAACAACCAGATAATAGAGTTCTCTAACAAAGCAAGTATTGGGGTGAAGCAATATCTTCCAAACTACAGCACAGAACCCGAGTGGAAAGCCCACTATGGGGCTAGGTGGGACGCATTTCAACAGAGGAAAAACACCTATGACCCCCTGGCAATCCTAGCTCCAGGACAGAGAATATTTCAAAAGACACCAGCGTCACTACCCTTGTCCTCATGA